Proteins from one Malaya genurostris strain Urasoe2022 chromosome 2, Malgen_1.1, whole genome shotgun sequence genomic window:
- the LOC131433013 gene encoding guanine nucleotide exchange factor subunit Rich isoform X2 translates to MYFSIGWPRVINCSYKNIRKIACDRVKILFTILTDDTLAIWYTKPCVPIAAKVRSLECVEKYGHNTTVEWKPDSSMLLVVTTSGTLFMYTLITHQLSLYVPISCISCINVSQIMVATKNGRVIRLNWNGVEERDYALDLKRIPFSINQQVSYAVPILENQTYIESIDYSPLLCGFAITLNDGRAAFLTAGNTKFDPNQVQGIWCQNVDDATCAVINHKYRLIAFGRRNSQTNMYVIDDIAGGLELSHRLVLSAKDFPGSPGYVSEIKWTPDGCAIMVSWSNGGISLWSTFGSLLMCSLGWDYGLHIDLSKNNPFNIISMDWSTEGYQLFMVRQLSETIPSETDSTNSDGSTSSSSAVTMNPTTSINSSKEINESVHKTASKPSNTFITKTMLIQLDFVKSILTINPCMSYNSYLLLQGDDKLYINHGDVLQNIYHNANAYSPDGAYSENTQYAMLSKRDLDYMRNEEDNNSEKYVQVNSILSESKHWVVLNLPTAYTASNWPVRYSAIDFSGTNVAVAGRTGVALYSFNTRKWKLFGNETQEKDFVVTGGLLWWNEFVIMGCYSLIGFHDELRIYSKDNKLDNRFATITKMNAPVMLINLFKDQLIVFTADGHVTIFLLLENDGHQVELEKMHIYDIKNVCIHPACVISVLMTNLRNEMGSKANYDNSLSETLILNVSGRVLMVQTDYMGNATSQLASTCLASSVECIWVSDSNKTHIKESLWLYCGGHGMRVWLPVFPRSGETGARSHRHTFMSKRIMLSFVLKIYPLVILFEDAIILGAENDTILYTSDSSLYFSLPYCSLKRTSQVYLHQILRQLIRRNLGYNAWEIARCCTNLPYFPHSLELLLHEVLEEEATSKDPIPDALLPSVLEFIQEFPVYLETVVQCARKTEIALWPYLFSSAGKPKELFQQCMTSKQLQTAASYLIILQNLEPSAVSRQYATLLLDTALEQRNWPLAKDLVRFLRAIDPNDVESPRSSYVFGTKFGMNTSGPAVSPNAEDLSLILGSSMTRGRSFSTTANPKSNEAVNNATIVNKEKNIIFNNSTGSNVDSVLVQKRKKSVPNTTKEKDSASAEDFFIDVILQRHARRFLQLKNLEDLGRMSATLDFHLVGWLTREKDRAARIEDFVLALKTLHDELEWPKPCLDLNLIRTGPISNQPESPASNVSNKSTLDVAQRTEDSGYNSLSLNRIPEGVIIEDTSNTNTVVDPLIAMSVAKIEVTTNETKDLSFIDTKEANLSPMNDNISVRSDHVITNWTEDGCGALNLEIEDSFNRALENISKNNGRSDRGKHKLEIKMRYLLQIFTEANCYEFSLLLSVLLLDVASVCRITNAAIRSKSLVVCRQLRNGLKDMTRWSFNECLGYRPFMIALQPQLAVLDKFVIQQEAIPSLTTATNTSVQYKLANVSNLSDLGVISETGSASVHSGNTETNSRIRHTNVVPDIVDGRVRHMLEKKSSTVLEISYNKRDRLTSTGSGGNNVTSASSATSIPRHPGGFTRSVSDLEVENIRKMASGKAHERDSIGSSPIIEESERSTGCVLM, encoded by the exons ATGTATTTTTCGATAGGATGGCCAAGAGTGATAAATTGTTCGTATAAGAACATTCGTAAAATAGCTTGTGACCGGGTAAAGATTCTTTTCACGATTCTTACCGATGATACACTTGCGATTTGGTACACAAAG CCTTGTGTTCCGATAGCAGCAAAGGTACGGAGTCTAGAATGTGTAGAAAAATACGGACACAATACTACGGTCGAATGGAAACCGGATTCTAGTATGTTACTAGTGGTTACAACTAGTGGGACTTTATTCATGTATACATTGATT ACTCACCAACTATCGTTATACGTGCCAATTTCCTGCATCTCCTGCATAAATGTCTCTCAGATAATGGTAGCTACAAAGAATGGACGTGTTATTCGACTTAATTGGAATGGTGTAGAAGAACGCGATTATGCCTTGGATTTGAAACGGATACCATTCAGTATCAATCAACAGGTTAGCTACG CTGTACCAATATTGGAAAACCAGACGTACATTGAGTCCATTGATTATTCTCCGTTGCTATGCGGATTTGCAATTACGTTAAACGATGGAAGGGCAGCTTTTTTAACTGCAGGAAATACAAAATTTGATCCTAAC CAAGTGCAAGGTATCTGGTGCCAGAACGTAGACGATGCAACATGTGCTGTAATCAATCACAAATATCGTTTGATAGCGTTCGGACGACGAAATTCGCAGACAAACATGTATGTCATAGACGACATTGCTGGAGGTTTAGAGCTGTCTCACCGTTTGGTTCTAAGTGCTAAAGATTTTCCCGGTTCCCCGGGATATGTTAGTGAAATTAAATGGACTCCAGACGGATGCGCAATAATGGTGTCCTGGAGTAACGGTGGAATTTCTCTATGGAGCACTTTTGGTTCTCTTCTGATGTGCTCGCTAGGCTGGGATTATGGTCTACATATAGATTTATCTAAGAATAATCCATTCAATATTATTAGTATG GATTGGTCAACCGAAGGGTATCAGTTGTTTATGGTGCGTCAATTAAGTGAAACAATCCCATccgaaaccgatagtactaATTCAGACGGTTCGACATCGTCGTCTTCAGCTGTAACTATGAATCCTACAACATCTATTAACAGTAGCAAAGAAATAAATGAGTCTGTTCATAAAACAGCGTCGAAACCGAGCAACACTTTTATCACAAAGACGATGTTGATTCAACTCGATTTTGTAAAAAGTATTTTAACGATCAATCCGTGCATg AGTTACAACTCTTACCTTCTGTTACAAGGAGACGATAAGCTGTATATCAACCATGGAGATGTACTACAAAATATATACCATAATGCTAACGCGTATTCGCCAGATGGTGCATATTCTGAAAATACGCAATACGCTATGTTATCAAAGCGTG ATTTGGATTACATGAGAAATGAGGAAGACAATAATTCAGAAAAATATGTACAGGTCAACAGTATATTGTCAGAAAGTAAACACTGGGTTGTGTTAAATCTTCCAACGGCTTATACGGCATCGAACTGGCCAGTTAGA TATAGTGCGATAGACTTTTCGGGAACTAATGTGGCCGTAGCTGGCCGAACAGGAGTAGCTCTCTACTCGTTCAATactcgaaagtggaagttgttCGGGAATGAAACTCAAGAGAAAGATTTTGTAGTTACTGGTGGACTGTTATGGTGGAATGAATTTGTCATAATGG gTTGTTATTCACTTATCGGATTTCACGATGAGTTACGGATTTATTCAAAAGATAATAAATTGGACAATCGTTTTGCGACTATAACAAAAATGAACGCTCCGGTTATGTTAATTAACCTTTTCAAGGATCAACTG ATTGTTTTCACGGCTGACGGCCACGTAACAATATTCCTACTACTAGAGAATGACGGCCACCAGGTAGAGTTggaaaaaatgcacatttatgATATCAAAAATGTATGTATTCATCCGGCGTGTGTAATATCAGTGTTGATGACAAACTTACGAAACGAAATGGGCTCTAAAGCAAACTACGATAACAGTCTATCAGAAACATTGATTTTGAACGTTTCCGGTCGTGTTCTCATGGTGCAAACAGACTATATGGGCAATGCAACTTCTCAACTCGCATCGACTTGCTTAGCATCATCGGTTGAATGCATCTGGGTATCAGATTCAAACAAAACCCATATCAAGGAATCTCTTTGGTTGTATTGTGGAGGTCATGGAATGCGAGTATGGTTGCCAGTTTTTCCACGAAGTGGAGAAACAGGAGCAAGAAGTCATAGACACACGTTTATGAGCAAGCGGATAATgttatcatttgttttgaaaatatatccCCTGGTAATTTTGTTCGAAGATGCAATCATACTTGGGGCGGAAAATGATACTATTCTCTACACAAGCGACTCAAGTTTATATTTTTCACTACCCTATTGCTCTTTGAAAAGAACG AGTCAAGTGTATCTTCATCAGATTCTTCGTCAGCTAATTAGACGAAATTTGGGCTACAATGCTTGGGAAATAGCGCGTTGCTGTACAAATCTCCCTTATTTTCCACATTCCTTGGAGTTGTTGTTGCACGAGGTGCTTGAAGAAGAAGCGACTAGTAAAGATCCTATACCGGATGCTCTCCTTCCGAGTGTGTTAGAATTTATTCAGGAATTTCCAGTGTACCTCGAAACTGTTGTCCAGTGTGCTCGAAAAACAGAAATCGCTCTGTGGCCTTATCTTTTCTCAAGCGCTGGAAAACCAAAAGAACTTTTTCAACAATGCATGACTTCCAAACAGCTTCAGACGGCTGCAAGTTATTTGATAATTCTTCAAAATCTTGAGCCATCAGCTGTGAGCCGTCAATATGCAACTCTGCTTCTGGATACTGCTTTGGAGCAGAGAAATTGGCCATTAGCAAAAGATTTAGTTCGTTTTCTAAGGGCAATTGATCCGAACGATGTTGAATCGCCCCGCTCCTCATACGTGTTTGGCACTAAGTTTGGCATGAACACATCTGGTCCCGCCGTATCCCCGAATGCTGAGGACTTGAGTCTTATATTGGGCAGTAGCATGACCCGCGGCAGAAGTTTTTCAACTACGGCGAATCCAAAGTCAAACGAAGCAGTGAATAATGCAACTATAGTTAATAAGGAGAAAAACATTATATTTAACAATTCCACCGGCAGTAACGTGGATTCCGTTCTAGTACAAAAACGAAAGAAAAGTGTGCCAAATACTACTAAGGAAAA AGACTCAGCAAGTGCCGAAGATTTTTTCATCGATGTTATTTTGCAACGACATGCAAGACGGTTTCTCCAGCTGAAGAATTTGGAAGATTTAGGTCGGATGAGTGCTACGCTTGACTTTCACCTGGTTGGTTGGCTTACGCGTGAAAAAGATCGAGCTGCACGAATCGAAGATTTCGTGTTAGCTCTCAAGACATTGCACGATGAGTTGGAATGGCCCAAACCGTGCTTAGATCTGAACTTGATTAGAACAGGACCAATCAGTAATCAACCTGAATCTCCAGCTTCGAACGTTTCGAACAAATCGACACTCGACGTTGCTCAACGAACGGAAGACTCCGGATACAATAGTTTATCATTAAATAGGATACCAGAAGGAGTCATTATTGAAGATACTAGCAATACTAATACAGTGGTTGACCCATTGATTGCTATGTcagttgcgaagatagaagtaACAACGAATGAAACTAAGGATTTATCGTTTATTGATACGAAGGAAGCAAACTTGTCACCAATGAACGATAACATCAGTGTTAGATCAGATCATGTTATCACCAACTGGACTGAAGATGGATGTGGTGCTTTGAATCTGGAAATTGAAGACAGCTTCAATAGAGCATTGGAGAACATTTCTAAGAATAATGGGCGCTCCGACCGAGGAAAGCATAAGTTAGAAATTAAGATGCGATATTTGTTACAAATCTTCACTGAAGCCAATTGCTATGAGTTTTCATTATTGTTATCTGTCTTATTGTTGGATGTGGCTTCAGTTTGTCGAATAACGAATGCCGCGATACGATCAAAGTCATTGGTAGTATGCCGTCAATTGAGAAATGGGTTAAAAGATATGACTCGGTGGAGCTTTAATGAGTGCTTAGGTTACAGACCGTTTATGATAGCCCTCCAACCGCAACTGGCTGTGCTTGACAAATTTGTGATTCAACAAGAAGCAATTCCATCCTTAACTACTGCAACCAATACTAGTGTGCAATATAAGCTAGCGAATGTGTCAAACCTGTCGGATTTAGGAGTTATATCGGAGACTGGCTCAGCGTCTGTTCATTCTGGTAACACAGAAACCAATTCTCGTATAAGGCATACGAACGTTGTTCCTGATATAGTAGATGGACGTGTGCGTCATATGCTCGAGAAAAAGAGTAGTACTGTTTTGGAAATAAGTTACAACAAACGAGATCGTTTGACTAGCACAGGAAGTGGGGGAAATAACGTAACTAGCGCTAGCTCTGCTACAAGTATTCCGAGGCATCCAGGTGGCTTTACGCGGTCGGTTTCAGATCTAGAGGTAGAAAATATTCGTAAAATGGCTTCCGGGAAAGCCCATGAACGAGATTCGATTGGTTCATCGCCGATTATTGAGGAATCAGAACGAAGCACTGGTTGTGTACTGATGTag
- the LOC131433013 gene encoding guanine nucleotide exchange factor subunit Rich isoform X1, producing the protein MYFSIGWPRVINCSYKNIRKIACDRVKILFTILTDDTLAIWYTKPCVPIAAKVRSLECVEKYGHNTTVEWKPDSSMLLVVTTSGTLFMYTLIVSDAPKGVYSQNDSPFSNLRRDSAELFLKEIIPSLRLSLTHQLSLYVPISCISCINVSQIMVATKNGRVIRLNWNGVEERDYALDLKRIPFSINQQVSYAVPILENQTYIESIDYSPLLCGFAITLNDGRAAFLTAGNTKFDPNQVQGIWCQNVDDATCAVINHKYRLIAFGRRNSQTNMYVIDDIAGGLELSHRLVLSAKDFPGSPGYVSEIKWTPDGCAIMVSWSNGGISLWSTFGSLLMCSLGWDYGLHIDLSKNNPFNIISMDWSTEGYQLFMVRQLSETIPSETDSTNSDGSTSSSSAVTMNPTTSINSSKEINESVHKTASKPSNTFITKTMLIQLDFVKSILTINPCMSYNSYLLLQGDDKLYINHGDVLQNIYHNANAYSPDGAYSENTQYAMLSKRDLDYMRNEEDNNSEKYVQVNSILSESKHWVVLNLPTAYTASNWPVRYSAIDFSGTNVAVAGRTGVALYSFNTRKWKLFGNETQEKDFVVTGGLLWWNEFVIMGCYSLIGFHDELRIYSKDNKLDNRFATITKMNAPVMLINLFKDQLIVFTADGHVTIFLLLENDGHQVELEKMHIYDIKNVCIHPACVISVLMTNLRNEMGSKANYDNSLSETLILNVSGRVLMVQTDYMGNATSQLASTCLASSVECIWVSDSNKTHIKESLWLYCGGHGMRVWLPVFPRSGETGARSHRHTFMSKRIMLSFVLKIYPLVILFEDAIILGAENDTILYTSDSSLYFSLPYCSLKRTSQVYLHQILRQLIRRNLGYNAWEIARCCTNLPYFPHSLELLLHEVLEEEATSKDPIPDALLPSVLEFIQEFPVYLETVVQCARKTEIALWPYLFSSAGKPKELFQQCMTSKQLQTAASYLIILQNLEPSAVSRQYATLLLDTALEQRNWPLAKDLVRFLRAIDPNDVESPRSSYVFGTKFGMNTSGPAVSPNAEDLSLILGSSMTRGRSFSTTANPKSNEAVNNATIVNKEKNIIFNNSTGSNVDSVLVQKRKKSVPNTTKEKDSASAEDFFIDVILQRHARRFLQLKNLEDLGRMSATLDFHLVGWLTREKDRAARIEDFVLALKTLHDELEWPKPCLDLNLIRTGPISNQPESPASNVSNKSTLDVAQRTEDSGYNSLSLNRIPEGVIIEDTSNTNTVVDPLIAMSVAKIEVTTNETKDLSFIDTKEANLSPMNDNISVRSDHVITNWTEDGCGALNLEIEDSFNRALENISKNNGRSDRGKHKLEIKMRYLLQIFTEANCYEFSLLLSVLLLDVASVCRITNAAIRSKSLVVCRQLRNGLKDMTRWSFNECLGYRPFMIALQPQLAVLDKFVIQQEAIPSLTTATNTSVQYKLANVSNLSDLGVISETGSASVHSGNTETNSRIRHTNVVPDIVDGRVRHMLEKKSSTVLEISYNKRDRLTSTGSGGNNVTSASSATSIPRHPGGFTRSVSDLEVENIRKMASGKAHERDSIGSSPIIEESERSTGCVLM; encoded by the exons ATGTATTTTTCGATAGGATGGCCAAGAGTGATAAATTGTTCGTATAAGAACATTCGTAAAATAGCTTGTGACCGGGTAAAGATTCTTTTCACGATTCTTACCGATGATACACTTGCGATTTGGTACACAAAG CCTTGTGTTCCGATAGCAGCAAAGGTACGGAGTCTAGAATGTGTAGAAAAATACGGACACAATACTACGGTCGAATGGAAACCGGATTCTAGTATGTTACTAGTGGTTACAACTAGTGGGACTTTATTCATGTATACATTGATTGTAAGTGATGCACCAAAAGGAGTATACAGTCAGAATGATTCTCCATTTTCTAATCTACGGCGAGATAGTGCCGAATTATTTCTAAAAGAGATAATACCTTCCCTGCGATTATCATTG ACTCACCAACTATCGTTATACGTGCCAATTTCCTGCATCTCCTGCATAAATGTCTCTCAGATAATGGTAGCTACAAAGAATGGACGTGTTATTCGACTTAATTGGAATGGTGTAGAAGAACGCGATTATGCCTTGGATTTGAAACGGATACCATTCAGTATCAATCAACAGGTTAGCTACG CTGTACCAATATTGGAAAACCAGACGTACATTGAGTCCATTGATTATTCTCCGTTGCTATGCGGATTTGCAATTACGTTAAACGATGGAAGGGCAGCTTTTTTAACTGCAGGAAATACAAAATTTGATCCTAAC CAAGTGCAAGGTATCTGGTGCCAGAACGTAGACGATGCAACATGTGCTGTAATCAATCACAAATATCGTTTGATAGCGTTCGGACGACGAAATTCGCAGACAAACATGTATGTCATAGACGACATTGCTGGAGGTTTAGAGCTGTCTCACCGTTTGGTTCTAAGTGCTAAAGATTTTCCCGGTTCCCCGGGATATGTTAGTGAAATTAAATGGACTCCAGACGGATGCGCAATAATGGTGTCCTGGAGTAACGGTGGAATTTCTCTATGGAGCACTTTTGGTTCTCTTCTGATGTGCTCGCTAGGCTGGGATTATGGTCTACATATAGATTTATCTAAGAATAATCCATTCAATATTATTAGTATG GATTGGTCAACCGAAGGGTATCAGTTGTTTATGGTGCGTCAATTAAGTGAAACAATCCCATccgaaaccgatagtactaATTCAGACGGTTCGACATCGTCGTCTTCAGCTGTAACTATGAATCCTACAACATCTATTAACAGTAGCAAAGAAATAAATGAGTCTGTTCATAAAACAGCGTCGAAACCGAGCAACACTTTTATCACAAAGACGATGTTGATTCAACTCGATTTTGTAAAAAGTATTTTAACGATCAATCCGTGCATg AGTTACAACTCTTACCTTCTGTTACAAGGAGACGATAAGCTGTATATCAACCATGGAGATGTACTACAAAATATATACCATAATGCTAACGCGTATTCGCCAGATGGTGCATATTCTGAAAATACGCAATACGCTATGTTATCAAAGCGTG ATTTGGATTACATGAGAAATGAGGAAGACAATAATTCAGAAAAATATGTACAGGTCAACAGTATATTGTCAGAAAGTAAACACTGGGTTGTGTTAAATCTTCCAACGGCTTATACGGCATCGAACTGGCCAGTTAGA TATAGTGCGATAGACTTTTCGGGAACTAATGTGGCCGTAGCTGGCCGAACAGGAGTAGCTCTCTACTCGTTCAATactcgaaagtggaagttgttCGGGAATGAAACTCAAGAGAAAGATTTTGTAGTTACTGGTGGACTGTTATGGTGGAATGAATTTGTCATAATGG gTTGTTATTCACTTATCGGATTTCACGATGAGTTACGGATTTATTCAAAAGATAATAAATTGGACAATCGTTTTGCGACTATAACAAAAATGAACGCTCCGGTTATGTTAATTAACCTTTTCAAGGATCAACTG ATTGTTTTCACGGCTGACGGCCACGTAACAATATTCCTACTACTAGAGAATGACGGCCACCAGGTAGAGTTggaaaaaatgcacatttatgATATCAAAAATGTATGTATTCATCCGGCGTGTGTAATATCAGTGTTGATGACAAACTTACGAAACGAAATGGGCTCTAAAGCAAACTACGATAACAGTCTATCAGAAACATTGATTTTGAACGTTTCCGGTCGTGTTCTCATGGTGCAAACAGACTATATGGGCAATGCAACTTCTCAACTCGCATCGACTTGCTTAGCATCATCGGTTGAATGCATCTGGGTATCAGATTCAAACAAAACCCATATCAAGGAATCTCTTTGGTTGTATTGTGGAGGTCATGGAATGCGAGTATGGTTGCCAGTTTTTCCACGAAGTGGAGAAACAGGAGCAAGAAGTCATAGACACACGTTTATGAGCAAGCGGATAATgttatcatttgttttgaaaatatatccCCTGGTAATTTTGTTCGAAGATGCAATCATACTTGGGGCGGAAAATGATACTATTCTCTACACAAGCGACTCAAGTTTATATTTTTCACTACCCTATTGCTCTTTGAAAAGAACG AGTCAAGTGTATCTTCATCAGATTCTTCGTCAGCTAATTAGACGAAATTTGGGCTACAATGCTTGGGAAATAGCGCGTTGCTGTACAAATCTCCCTTATTTTCCACATTCCTTGGAGTTGTTGTTGCACGAGGTGCTTGAAGAAGAAGCGACTAGTAAAGATCCTATACCGGATGCTCTCCTTCCGAGTGTGTTAGAATTTATTCAGGAATTTCCAGTGTACCTCGAAACTGTTGTCCAGTGTGCTCGAAAAACAGAAATCGCTCTGTGGCCTTATCTTTTCTCAAGCGCTGGAAAACCAAAAGAACTTTTTCAACAATGCATGACTTCCAAACAGCTTCAGACGGCTGCAAGTTATTTGATAATTCTTCAAAATCTTGAGCCATCAGCTGTGAGCCGTCAATATGCAACTCTGCTTCTGGATACTGCTTTGGAGCAGAGAAATTGGCCATTAGCAAAAGATTTAGTTCGTTTTCTAAGGGCAATTGATCCGAACGATGTTGAATCGCCCCGCTCCTCATACGTGTTTGGCACTAAGTTTGGCATGAACACATCTGGTCCCGCCGTATCCCCGAATGCTGAGGACTTGAGTCTTATATTGGGCAGTAGCATGACCCGCGGCAGAAGTTTTTCAACTACGGCGAATCCAAAGTCAAACGAAGCAGTGAATAATGCAACTATAGTTAATAAGGAGAAAAACATTATATTTAACAATTCCACCGGCAGTAACGTGGATTCCGTTCTAGTACAAAAACGAAAGAAAAGTGTGCCAAATACTACTAAGGAAAA AGACTCAGCAAGTGCCGAAGATTTTTTCATCGATGTTATTTTGCAACGACATGCAAGACGGTTTCTCCAGCTGAAGAATTTGGAAGATTTAGGTCGGATGAGTGCTACGCTTGACTTTCACCTGGTTGGTTGGCTTACGCGTGAAAAAGATCGAGCTGCACGAATCGAAGATTTCGTGTTAGCTCTCAAGACATTGCACGATGAGTTGGAATGGCCCAAACCGTGCTTAGATCTGAACTTGATTAGAACAGGACCAATCAGTAATCAACCTGAATCTCCAGCTTCGAACGTTTCGAACAAATCGACACTCGACGTTGCTCAACGAACGGAAGACTCCGGATACAATAGTTTATCATTAAATAGGATACCAGAAGGAGTCATTATTGAAGATACTAGCAATACTAATACAGTGGTTGACCCATTGATTGCTATGTcagttgcgaagatagaagtaACAACGAATGAAACTAAGGATTTATCGTTTATTGATACGAAGGAAGCAAACTTGTCACCAATGAACGATAACATCAGTGTTAGATCAGATCATGTTATCACCAACTGGACTGAAGATGGATGTGGTGCTTTGAATCTGGAAATTGAAGACAGCTTCAATAGAGCATTGGAGAACATTTCTAAGAATAATGGGCGCTCCGACCGAGGAAAGCATAAGTTAGAAATTAAGATGCGATATTTGTTACAAATCTTCACTGAAGCCAATTGCTATGAGTTTTCATTATTGTTATCTGTCTTATTGTTGGATGTGGCTTCAGTTTGTCGAATAACGAATGCCGCGATACGATCAAAGTCATTGGTAGTATGCCGTCAATTGAGAAATGGGTTAAAAGATATGACTCGGTGGAGCTTTAATGAGTGCTTAGGTTACAGACCGTTTATGATAGCCCTCCAACCGCAACTGGCTGTGCTTGACAAATTTGTGATTCAACAAGAAGCAATTCCATCCTTAACTACTGCAACCAATACTAGTGTGCAATATAAGCTAGCGAATGTGTCAAACCTGTCGGATTTAGGAGTTATATCGGAGACTGGCTCAGCGTCTGTTCATTCTGGTAACACAGAAACCAATTCTCGTATAAGGCATACGAACGTTGTTCCTGATATAGTAGATGGACGTGTGCGTCATATGCTCGAGAAAAAGAGTAGTACTGTTTTGGAAATAAGTTACAACAAACGAGATCGTTTGACTAGCACAGGAAGTGGGGGAAATAACGTAACTAGCGCTAGCTCTGCTACAAGTATTCCGAGGCATCCAGGTGGCTTTACGCGGTCGGTTTCAGATCTAGAGGTAGAAAATATTCGTAAAATGGCTTCCGGGAAAGCCCATGAACGAGATTCGATTGGTTCATCGCCGATTATTGAGGAATCAGAACGAAGCACTGGTTGTGTACTGATGTag